One Candidatus Obscuribacterales bacterium DNA window includes the following coding sequences:
- a CDS encoding DUF3177 family protein — protein sequence MTDELLRSLVWTDYRLAVLFAVLVPLILLVWAAVKKAEAIQRLLVIYWRVSSLLAITVYLMIGGLPLSFISALAARILIPVGLWFWADLNEEIDDQRRTPIKLTFTAWRWAMTVYMGLGAIAQLFTLPCAVSQTAFAGTTCQVWLEAPLLFREFFHSSSSRGFLGFWGIVGLVIYVIYLGYFVFVRLNRQGRSAVQD from the coding sequence ATGACGGATGAGTTGCTGCGATCGCTCGTTTGGACAGATTATCGCTTGGCGGTTTTGTTTGCTGTCCTAGTCCCACTCATCCTCTTGGTGTGGGCCGCGGTGAAAAAGGCCGAAGCCATCCAGCGGCTCTTGGTGATCTATTGGCGCGTATCCAGTCTGCTGGCGATCACCGTCTATCTGATGATTGGTGGATTGCCCCTCAGCTTTATCTCCGCCCTCGCTGCCCGCATTTTGATCCCGGTGGGGCTATGGTTTTGGGCCGACCTCAACGAAGAAATTGACGACCAGCGCCGCACCCCTATCAAACTAACCTTCACGGCTTGGCGCTGGGCCATGACCGTCTATATGGGACTGGGAGCGATCGCCCAGCTCTTTACCCTACCCTGTGCCGTCTCCCAAACTGCCTTTGCTGGCACCACCTGTCAAGTATGGCTTGAGGCTCCGCTGCTATTCCGAGAATTTTTCCACAGTAGCTCCAGTCGCGGATTTCTCGGCTTTTGGGGAATTGTCGGTTTGGTTATCTACGTGATTTACCTTGGCTATTTTGTCTTTGTCCGGTTGAATCGTCAGGGGCGATCGGCGGTGCAAGACTAG